In Vibrio coralliilyticus, the following are encoded in one genomic region:
- a CDS encoding chromosome segregation ATPase, which yields MSDFEKELEQMSQEMSDEPEVALPSLEEQKAIAAELKKLEEAGELTPEILEQYFGKFYSKTDKPVH from the coding sequence ATGAGTGATTTTGAAAAAGAGCTAGAGCAAATGTCTCAGGAAATGAGTGATGAGCCTGAAGTAGCGCTTCCATCACTTGAAGAGCAAAAAGCTATCGCAGCAGAGCTAAAAAAACTCGAAGAAGCTGGTGAGCTAACACCAGAGATCCTAGAGCAGTACTTCGGTAAGTTTTATTCGAAAACCGATAAGCCAGTGCATTAG